From Paenibacillus sp. PK3_47, the proteins below share one genomic window:
- the ftsZ gene encoding cell division protein FtsZ — protein sequence MLEFDFEMESLAQIKVIGVGGGGSNAVNRMIENGVQGVEFITVNTDAQALHMAKSEHKLQIGDKLTRGLGAGANPEVGKKAAEESRDLISNTLKGADMVFVTAGMGGGTGTGAAPVIAEIARECGALTVGVVTRPFTFEGRKRFNQAELGIEALKEKVDTLIVIPNDRLLEIVDKKTPMLEAFREADNVLRQAVQGISDLIAVPGLINLDFADVKTIMTERGSALMGIGIATGENRASEAARKAIMSPLLETSIEGARGVIMNITGGSNLSLYEVNEAAEIVTSASDPEVNMIFGAIIEESMKDEIKVTVIATGFEHKPSSVAPARRPSANSSSSSSNSSSEPAADKSANNLRPFGNQTPSDQLDIPTFLRNRTRGSND from the coding sequence ATGTTGGAATTTGATTTTGAAATGGAGAGCTTGGCGCAGATAAAAGTCATCGGCGTTGGCGGCGGCGGTAGTAACGCTGTGAACCGGATGATTGAAAATGGCGTTCAGGGTGTTGAATTCATCACGGTTAATACAGATGCCCAAGCGCTGCATATGGCCAAATCGGAGCATAAACTGCAAATCGGGGACAAGCTGACCCGGGGGCTTGGCGCAGGAGCCAATCCTGAGGTGGGCAAGAAAGCGGCCGAGGAATCCCGTGATCTGATTTCGAATACACTCAAAGGTGCGGACATGGTATTTGTTACTGCAGGAATGGGTGGAGGCACCGGTACCGGTGCTGCGCCTGTTATTGCTGAAATTGCCAGAGAATGCGGGGCGCTTACTGTAGGCGTCGTTACCCGTCCTTTTACATTTGAAGGCAGAAAACGGTTTAACCAGGCTGAACTGGGCATTGAAGCTTTAAAAGAAAAAGTGGATACGCTGATTGTCATTCCGAATGACCGCCTGCTTGAAATTGTGGATAAGAAAACTCCGATGCTGGAGGCCTTCCGTGAAGCGGATAATGTCCTCCGTCAGGCTGTGCAAGGCATCTCTGACCTTATCGCTGTTCCGGGTCTAATCAACCTTGACTTTGCCGATGTAAAGACAATTATGACAGAGCGCGGTTCAGCGCTGATGGGTATCGGTATCGCTACCGGCGAGAACCGGGCCTCTGAAGCCGCACGTAAGGCGATTATGAGTCCGCTCCTGGAGACTTCAATTGAAGGCGCCCGCGGTGTCATTATGAATATTACAGGCGGCTCCAACCTCTCTCTGTATGAGGTGAATGAAGCAGCCGAGATCGTTACCTCGGCCTCGGATCCTGAAGTGAATATGATATTCGGGGCAATTATCGAGGAAAGCATGAAGGACGAAATCAAAGTTACGGTGATTGCCACCGGCTTCGAACATAAACCTTCCAGTGTAGCACCAGCCCGCCGTCCGTCTGCGAACAGCAGCAGCAGTAGCAGTAACAGCAGCAGTGAGCCTGCAGCAGACAAGAGTGCTAATAATCTGCGTCCGTTCGGTAATCAGACGCCGTCTGACCAGCTTGATATTCCGACTTTTCTGCGTAACCGTACGCGCGGCAGCAACGACTAG
- the ftsA gene encoding cell division protein FtsA, with protein sequence MSNNDIIVSLDIGTSKVRAIIGEVTNGTFNIIGVGSADSEGIRKGAIVDIDQTVQSIKSAVEHAEQMVGIQISEVYVGISGNHIGLQSSHGVVAVQNEDREIGEDDIERVIKAAEVIALPPEREVIDVVAKQYIVDGLEGIQDPRGMIGVRLEVEATIITGAKTPIHNLLRCVEKSGLKVKDLVLMSLGAGGLALSKDEKSMGAVLVDIGAGSTTIAVYEEGSLCATSTIPIGGEFVTNDIAYGLRTLTDQAEKVKLKYGCAWLDDAASDVVFKVLRIGSNVEKEFNQEDLAAIIEPRVLEIFHLIRQEVKRLGYNELPGGYILTGGTVSMPGVLKAAQTELAASVRIAVPDYIGVRDPGFTGGVGILHNVVRRFRGRGNSGSSGNKKTVNRNKQSAAPHQEAAAKPGLVERLKNMFSEFI encoded by the coding sequence TTGAGCAACAATGACATCATTGTTAGTTTGGACATCGGTACATCCAAAGTTCGGGCAATTATCGGGGAAGTTACCAATGGAACCTTTAATATTATTGGCGTTGGATCTGCTGATTCGGAAGGAATACGCAAAGGTGCGATTGTAGATATCGACCAGACAGTGCAATCGATCAAGAGCGCCGTAGAGCATGCGGAGCAAATGGTCGGTATTCAAATATCCGAAGTCTATGTCGGAATATCCGGTAATCATATCGGCCTGCAATCCAGCCATGGGGTCGTAGCCGTTCAGAATGAGGATCGTGAAATCGGCGAAGATGATATCGAACGTGTGATCAAGGCTGCAGAGGTTATTGCCCTGCCTCCTGAACGCGAAGTCATCGATGTTGTTGCCAAGCAATATATCGTCGACGGCCTCGAAGGCATACAGGATCCCCGCGGAATGATCGGTGTCCGGCTGGAAGTTGAGGCGACAATTATTACCGGAGCCAAAACGCCAATACATAATCTGCTTCGCTGTGTGGAGAAATCAGGGCTGAAAGTTAAAGATCTTGTGCTGATGTCTCTGGGAGCGGGCGGATTGGCGCTATCCAAAGATGAAAAATCAATGGGTGCTGTACTGGTGGACATAGGTGCGGGATCCACGACGATAGCCGTATACGAAGAAGGTTCTCTTTGTGCAACCTCCACGATTCCGATCGGCGGAGAATTTGTAACCAATGACATTGCGTACGGGCTGCGTACACTTACTGATCAGGCAGAGAAGGTGAAGCTGAAATACGGCTGCGCCTGGCTCGACGATGCTGCTTCTGACGTAGTGTTCAAGGTTCTGCGCATCGGAAGCAATGTAGAAAAGGAATTTAACCAGGAGGATCTCGCCGCGATTATTGAGCCGAGAGTTCTCGAAATTTTCCACCTGATCCGTCAGGAGGTCAAACGGCTTGGTTACAACGAGCTTCCCGGAGGTTATATACTAACGGGTGGCACTGTATCAATGCCAGGTGTATTAAAGGCTGCCCAGACTGAGCTTGCAGCCTCTGTACGCATTGCTGTGCCTGATTATATCGGAGTCCGTGATCCCGGTTTTACCGGCGGTGTAGGCATTCTGCATAATGTTGTCCGCAGATTCCGCGGACGCGGAAACAGCGGCAGCAGCGGCAATAAAAAGACGGTCAACAGGAACAAGCAGAGTGCTGCTCCGCATCAGGAAGCTGCTGCTAAACCGGGTCTGGTGGAACGTCTAAAGAATATGTTCAGCGAGTTCATATAA
- a CDS encoding FtsQ-type POTRA domain-containing protein, whose translation MPKTRLPLLKEDKPNKKMSRKVTFILLLLFIALLAVIFFRSSVSRITEINFQGSKYSTSEELLEKSGLKVGGQFFAVSKDSVAESLKELKTVQEAVVTKNFPGVILINIKEYPPVAYELDQQGNLEAILSSGVAVSVNETGIAVEKPILTNWGADDPYKAKLCQALAEIPNELTSDISEIVPSPTLSFPDRIKLYTRSHFEVITAISLLGEKVEYLNQVIETEEPGLIKMLEADSYVPFAPKADDQEEIEEIEEIEE comes from the coding sequence ATGCCTAAAACCCGTTTACCTCTGCTAAAAGAGGACAAGCCTAACAAAAAAATGAGCCGGAAGGTTACATTCATTCTGCTGCTGCTGTTCATTGCGCTGCTGGCTGTTATATTTTTCCGTTCATCCGTAAGCCGGATTACGGAAATCAACTTTCAGGGAAGTAAATATTCCACATCTGAGGAGCTGCTTGAGAAGAGCGGTCTGAAGGTTGGCGGGCAGTTTTTTGCCGTCTCGAAGGACAGTGTTGCAGAGTCTCTGAAAGAGCTTAAGACCGTTCAGGAGGCAGTGGTGACCAAGAATTTTCCCGGCGTCATTCTAATCAATATCAAAGAATACCCGCCAGTCGCCTACGAGCTGGATCAGCAGGGTAACCTGGAAGCCATTCTGTCGAGCGGGGTGGCCGTCAGTGTAAATGAAACAGGCATTGCCGTAGAGAAGCCTATACTGACCAATTGGGGTGCAGATGATCCTTATAAAGCAAAGCTGTGCCAGGCGCTCGCAGAGATCCCTAATGAACTGACCAGCGATATTTCGGAAATTGTGCCTTCGCCCACGTTATCTTTTCCGGACCGGATCAAGTTGTACACGCGTTCCCATTTCGAAGTGATTACGGCGATATCCCTGCTGGGGGAGAAGGTGGAATATTTAAATCAGGTCATCGAAACTGAGGAGCCGGGGCTGATCAAGATGCTTGAAGCGGATTCCTATGTTCCGTTTGCGCCTAAAGCGGATGATCAAGAAGAGATAGAGGAGATAGAGGAGATAGAAGAGTAA
- the murA gene encoding UDP-N-acetylglucosamine 1-carboxyvinyltransferase, giving the protein MDKLVIEGGNPLSGTIRIHGAKNAALPIMAASLLAEGVHSLHNVPKLLDIETMLQILERLGCRAVHQDETVTIDTSSLGTSHVPEDLMRQMRSSIFLMGPLLSRFGEVTIYQPGGCAIGERKIDLHLQGLRQLGAEIEESNGRISCRAAKLKGGDIHLDYPSVGATENIMMAAAKAEGTTTISGAAREPEIQDLQNYLNEMGAQIIGAGTDTITIQGVKELKPCTYEVIPDRIVAGTVMIAAAATRGSVTLTHTNASHLTSLIHVLRRAGVQITVCNDIINISCMGRPRAVERIVTSPYPSFPTDLQSQVMVLLTLADGFSVIKETVFEGRFKHVEEMARMGADISIDLNRAFIRGVQRLYGATVEATDLRAGAALVIAGLAAHGTTVVEQAHHIDRGYDGIEKLFQKLGARISRKVPVPGPFDLAN; this is encoded by the coding sequence TTGGACAAATTGGTGATTGAGGGTGGGAACCCCCTGTCCGGCACCATACGTATCCATGGAGCAAAAAATGCGGCACTGCCGATTATGGCGGCTAGCCTGCTGGCCGAAGGAGTTCACTCACTGCATAATGTGCCGAAGCTGCTGGATATCGAAACCATGCTTCAAATTCTGGAAAGGCTTGGCTGCCGGGCGGTGCATCAGGACGAGACAGTAACCATTGATACTTCATCCCTGGGGACTTCCCATGTTCCGGAGGATTTAATGCGGCAGATGAGGTCCTCGATTTTTCTGATGGGGCCGCTGTTATCCAGGTTTGGTGAAGTTACGATCTATCAGCCGGGAGGCTGCGCGATCGGGGAGCGCAAGATCGATCTTCACCTCCAGGGCCTCAGGCAGCTCGGGGCCGAGATTGAAGAAAGCAACGGACGGATTTCCTGCCGGGCGGCAAAGTTAAAAGGCGGGGATATTCATCTCGACTATCCCAGCGTAGGCGCGACAGAGAACATTATGATGGCAGCGGCTAAGGCGGAAGGCACTACAACCATATCAGGCGCGGCCAGAGAACCGGAGATTCAGGATCTGCAAAACTATCTGAATGAAATGGGAGCCCAGATTATCGGTGCCGGAACCGATACCATTACGATCCAGGGGGTTAAGGAGCTGAAGCCCTGTACGTACGAGGTCATTCCCGACCGGATTGTCGCCGGAACTGTAATGATAGCTGCAGCAGCAACACGGGGCAGTGTTACGTTGACACACACGAATGCCAGCCATTTGACCTCGCTGATTCATGTTCTGAGGCGGGCCGGTGTTCAAATTACCGTATGCAATGATATAATTAACATCAGCTGCATGGGGCGTCCACGTGCGGTAGAGAGGATTGTGACCTCCCCGTATCCTTCCTTTCCCACAGACCTGCAATCACAGGTAATGGTGCTGCTGACGCTGGCTGACGGTTTCAGTGTGATCAAAGAGACGGTGTTCGAAGGCCGCTTCAAGCATGTGGAGGAGATGGCCCGGATGGGGGCGGACATTTCCATTGATCTGAACCGTGCGTTTATCCGCGGTGTGCAGAGATTGTACGGGGCGACCGTTGAAGCAACGGACCTCCGGGCAGGTGCAGCCCTGGTAATTGCCGGACTTGCGGCTCACGGGACCACAGTTGTGGAGCAGGCGCATCATATTGACCGCGGGTACGACGGCATCGAGAAGCTGTTTCAGAAGCTGGGTGCAAGGATCAGCCGCAAAGTGCCTGTGCCCGGACCGTTTGATTTGGCCAATTAA
- the murG gene encoding undecaprenyldiphospho-muramoylpentapeptide beta-N-acetylglucosaminyltransferase: MRIVLSGGGTGGHIYPAVAVARQLETEEEGSAFLYIGGKRGLESKLVPQEKIPFKSIDITGFRRKLSMDNVKTVMRFLKGVKASKAMLKEFKPDVVIGTGGYVCGPVVYAASRLGIPTLIHEQNAIPGLTNKFLSRYADTVAVSFEGTESAFPGSKNVIYTGNPRATTVTTANPQRGYASLGIPEGSTVVLVVGGSGGAKAINQAMIEMAPNVGKGNGVHYVYVTGEAYFEDTRKALRDKLGSIPNWLHVLPYIHNMPEVLACTSLIVNRAGASFLAEITALGIPSVLIPSPNVTNNHQEANARQLEREGAATVLLEKDLSGKALLEAVQSIIGEESVRQKMSEASRRLGKRDSAALVVNEMRRLAAARKP, translated from the coding sequence ATGCGTATCGTATTAAGCGGCGGCGGCACGGGAGGACATATCTATCCGGCCGTGGCCGTAGCCAGGCAGCTGGAAACCGAAGAGGAAGGCTCGGCCTTTTTGTATATCGGAGGCAAACGCGGTCTGGAGAGCAAGCTGGTCCCCCAGGAGAAAATTCCCTTCAAGTCTATTGATATCACCGGGTTCCGCCGGAAGCTGTCCATGGACAATGTCAAAACGGTAATGCGTTTTCTAAAAGGCGTCAAAGCTTCCAAAGCAATGCTGAAAGAATTTAAGCCGGATGTGGTCATCGGCACCGGAGGATACGTGTGCGGGCCTGTGGTTTATGCGGCGTCGCGGCTGGGGATTCCTACGCTGATTCACGAACAGAATGCGATCCCCGGCCTGACAAATAAGTTTCTGAGCCGGTATGCGGATACGGTAGCCGTCAGCTTCGAAGGGACAGAGTCAGCGTTCCCGGGAAGCAAAAATGTAATCTATACAGGCAATCCCCGGGCGACCACAGTAACGACAGCCAATCCCCAGCGCGGCTACGCCTCCCTGGGCATTCCGGAAGGAAGTACAGTGGTTCTGGTGGTCGGAGGCAGCGGCGGGGCAAAGGCGATTAATCAGGCCATGATTGAAATGGCACCTAATGTGGGTAAGGGTAATGGTGTTCACTATGTGTATGTGACCGGAGAAGCTTACTTCGAAGACACCCGCAAAGCGCTGCGCGACAAGCTTGGCAGCATACCGAACTGGCTGCACGTCCTGCCGTATATTCACAACATGCCTGAGGTTCTGGCTTGTACTTCACTGATTGTTAACCGGGCAGGCGCATCCTTTTTGGCCGAGATTACTGCTCTGGGTATTCCCTCTGTCCTTATTCCGTCCCCGAATGTGACGAACAATCACCAGGAAGCGAACGCAAGGCAGCTGGAGCGCGAAGGGGCTGCTACCGTGCTGCTTGAAAAGGATCTGAGCGGCAAAGCTTTGCTTGAGGCGGTTCAGAGCATCATCGGCGAAGAATCCGTACGCCAAAAAATGTCTGAAGCATCCCGGAGATTGGGCAAAAGAGACTCTGCGGCACTTGTTGTGAACGAGATGCGCAGGCTGGCGGCAGCACGTAAGCCTTAA
- the spoVE gene encoding stage V sporulation protein E: protein MNKTRHAPDIWLLIPILALLAVGMVMVYSAGSVLGFRNYGDSFYFVKRQLLFAGLGLIAMFITANTEYVVLKKLAKPALLVCFALLILVLIPGIGVVRGGARSWLGISSFGIQPSEFMKMGMILFLANWLSKEDYDISTFTRGLLPPLALIGTAFALIMLQPDLGTGTVMFGAAMMIVFTAGARGKHLLSLGALGAAGFAGLIAAAPYRLKRITAFLDPWSDPLGAGYQIIQSLYAIGPGGLGGLGLGMSRQKYSYVPEPQTDFIFSILAEELGFIGGLIVLGLFLILIWRGMKVAMSLPDRFGSYLAVGIVCMVAVQVIINIGVVIGLMPVTGITLPLISYGGSSLTLMLTALGILLNLSRHAR, encoded by the coding sequence ATGAACAAAACGCGTCATGCGCCCGATATCTGGCTGCTCATTCCTATTCTGGCTTTGCTGGCTGTCGGCATGGTGATGGTGTACAGTGCGGGGTCTGTACTTGGCTTCCGCAATTATGGGGATTCATTTTATTTTGTCAAAAGACAGCTGCTGTTTGCCGGGCTGGGACTGATCGCCATGTTCATTACCGCGAACACGGAGTACGTGGTGCTGAAGAAGCTTGCGAAGCCGGCGCTTCTCGTCTGTTTCGCGCTGCTTATTCTGGTGCTGATTCCCGGTATCGGTGTTGTACGCGGCGGTGCGCGCAGCTGGCTGGGCATCAGCTCCTTCGGCATCCAGCCCTCCGAATTTATGAAGATGGGGATGATCCTCTTCCTGGCCAATTGGCTCAGCAAAGAGGATTATGACATCTCTACCTTCACACGCGGGCTGCTTCCGCCGCTTGCACTGATCGGCACAGCCTTTGCCCTCATCATGCTTCAGCCGGATCTTGGAACAGGCACTGTCATGTTCGGTGCCGCGATGATGATTGTTTTTACAGCAGGAGCCCGGGGAAAGCATCTGCTCTCCCTCGGAGCACTGGGAGCCGCAGGCTTTGCGGGACTCATAGCTGCTGCTCCTTACCGGCTGAAGCGGATCACGGCCTTTCTCGATCCATGGTCGGATCCCCTCGGAGCCGGTTATCAGATTATCCAGTCGCTGTATGCAATTGGTCCGGGCGGTCTGGGCGGTCTGGGGCTCGGCATGAGCAGACAGAAGTACAGCTATGTACCGGAGCCGCAGACTGATTTTATTTTTTCCATATTGGCCGAGGAGCTAGGGTTTATCGGAGGGCTTATTGTGCTGGGCCTGTTCCTGATCCTGATCTGGCGCGGAATGAAGGTGGCGATGAGCCTGCCTGACCGTTTTGGCAGCTATCTGGCCGTAGGCATCGTCTGTATGGTGGCCGTTCAGGTGATCATCAACATCGGTGTAGTTATCGGCCTGATGCCTGTAACGGGAATTACGCTTCCGCTGATCAGCTACGGAGGTTCTTCACTGACTCTGATGCTTACAGCACTCGGCATTCTGCTTAATTTATCCCGTCATGCGAGGTGA
- the murD gene encoding UDP-N-acetylmuramoyl-L-alanine--D-glutamate ligase — MKHPDLYRGEEVVVLGLAKSGVQVAKVLHEHGAVVTVNDKKERDQSPEASELEALGISVICGGHPDGLIHEGISLVVKNPGIPYSAPPVQQALALGIEIVTEVEVAYRLCAAPMIGITGSNGKTTTTTWVGRMLEAAGMKPIVAGNIGTPLSQAAQDADEDNWMVVELSSFQLKGTESFRPKVGCLLNVAETHLDYHGDMDDYVASKAKLFANQGPEDTAVLNWDDPVCRGLVPYIKAGILPFSMTEELVQGIFVRPSYVPDTEDDLQRVIVYRDYTESETEIAAVDSIGLPGRFNVENALAACGIAIAAGADPAVLGGVLASFRGVEHRLEYVAEKGGAAYYNNSKATNSKATAMALGSFKQPVVLIAGGLDRGSDYMELLPVLGGVKALVALGQTKDKLAGVAQLAGVKAVISVDNGESAAAVLQEAVREASALAEAGDVVLLSPACASWDMFTSYEERGRIFKEAVHNL; from the coding sequence ATGAAGCATCCGGATCTGTACCGCGGTGAAGAAGTAGTTGTCCTGGGCCTCGCGAAAAGCGGCGTCCAGGTGGCCAAGGTGCTCCACGAACATGGCGCTGTGGTCACTGTTAATGACAAAAAAGAAAGAGATCAGAGTCCCGAAGCTTCCGAACTGGAGGCTTTGGGAATTTCTGTTATATGCGGCGGGCATCCTGACGGGCTGATCCATGAGGGGATAAGTCTGGTCGTCAAGAATCCGGGCATACCTTATTCCGCTCCGCCTGTTCAGCAGGCGCTGGCGCTCGGCATCGAGATTGTGACCGAGGTAGAGGTGGCTTACCGCCTCTGCGCTGCTCCGATGATCGGCATTACCGGGTCCAACGGCAAAACGACAACCACAACCTGGGTTGGCCGTATGCTGGAGGCTGCCGGGATGAAGCCGATTGTGGCCGGTAATATCGGTACTCCGCTCAGTCAGGCCGCACAGGACGCGGATGAGGACAACTGGATGGTTGTGGAGCTGAGCAGCTTCCAGCTGAAAGGGACGGAGTCTTTCCGCCCCAAGGTAGGCTGTCTGCTAAATGTAGCCGAGACCCATTTGGACTATCATGGCGACATGGACGATTATGTGGCCTCCAAAGCCAAGCTGTTCGCGAATCAGGGACCCGAAGATACGGCAGTGCTGAACTGGGATGATCCCGTCTGCCGCGGGCTGGTTCCCTACATCAAAGCTGGAATTTTGCCCTTCTCCATGACGGAGGAGCTTGTTCAGGGGATATTTGTGCGCCCTTCCTATGTGCCGGATACCGAGGATGATCTCCAGCGGGTAATTGTGTACCGTGATTATACGGAGAGTGAAACAGAGATTGCTGCCGTGGACTCCATCGGGCTGCCCGGCCGCTTTAATGTGGAGAACGCGCTGGCTGCCTGCGGAATCGCAATTGCAGCCGGGGCAGACCCGGCGGTGCTGGGCGGAGTGCTGGCCTCGTTCCGGGGCGTGGAGCACCGTCTGGAATATGTGGCTGAGAAGGGCGGCGCTGCCTATTATAACAACTCCAAAGCTACCAATTCCAAAGCAACGGCTATGGCACTGGGCTCTTTCAAGCAGCCTGTTGTGCTGATCGCCGGAGGCCTTGACCGCGGTTCTGACTACATGGAGCTGCTGCCTGTCCTTGGCGGAGTAAAGGCACTGGTGGCACTGGGCCAGACAAAGGACAAGCTGGCAGGAGTTGCACAGCTGGCAGGAGTAAAGGCGGTGATCTCCGTCGATAATGGAGAGAGCGCCGCCGCCGTGCTGCAGGAGGCCGTGCGGGAGGCTTCCGCCCTGGCGGAAGCAGGAGATGTCGTGCTGCTGTCTCCCGCCTGTGCCAGCTGGGATATGTTCACATCCTATGAGGAGCGCGGGCGTATTTTTAAAGAGGCGGTGCATAACCTTTAA
- the mraY gene encoding phospho-N-acetylmuramoyl-pentapeptide-transferase, whose protein sequence is MDYQLLLLTIAVSFILAVIAAPLIIPLLRRMKFGQQVRDDGPQSHLKKAGTPTMGGIIIMVAFTLSFLKFSVVDSDFYVLLVATLGYGLIGFLDDYIKIAFKRSLGLTARQKLFGQLLVGVVLCALLISADHNTGISIPGTGISFDWGAWFYYPFIIIMMMAVTNAVNFTDGVDGLLSGVSAIALAAFAVVAMQATSISAGVCAAAMIGAVLGFLVFNAHPAKVFMGDFGSFGIGGAIGAIAIVTKSELLFVVIGGVFVIEMLSVVLQVVSFKTRGKRIFRMSPIHHHFELGGWSEWRVVVSFWAVGLVLAAVGLILSKGL, encoded by the coding sequence ATGGATTATCAACTTCTGCTGCTGACGATTGCCGTGTCCTTTATCCTTGCGGTCATTGCCGCTCCGCTCATCATTCCGCTGCTGCGCAGGATGAAATTCGGACAGCAAGTCCGCGACGACGGGCCGCAATCCCATTTGAAAAAAGCGGGGACGCCGACTATGGGCGGGATTATCATCATGGTGGCGTTCACGTTATCTTTTTTGAAATTTTCCGTAGTAGATTCAGACTTTTATGTCCTTCTGGTGGCTACGCTCGGCTATGGGCTAATCGGGTTCCTGGATGATTATATCAAAATTGCTTTCAAACGCTCGCTGGGCCTCACAGCGCGTCAAAAATTGTTCGGTCAGCTTCTGGTCGGGGTTGTTTTGTGCGCTCTGCTGATTTCTGCAGACCACAATACCGGCATCAGCATACCGGGTACGGGCATCAGCTTTGACTGGGGGGCCTGGTTCTATTATCCGTTTATTATTATCATGATGATGGCGGTAACCAATGCCGTTAACTTTACAGATGGCGTAGACGGTCTGCTGTCGGGTGTCAGTGCGATTGCCCTCGCTGCTTTTGCCGTTGTAGCCATGCAGGCGACTTCTATTTCGGCTGGTGTGTGCGCGGCGGCGATGATCGGGGCGGTACTTGGTTTCCTGGTATTCAATGCCCATCCGGCAAAAGTATTTATGGGCGATTTCGGCTCCTTCGGAATCGGAGGTGCCATCGGTGCAATCGCCATTGTTACCAAAAGCGAGCTCCTGTTTGTGGTCATCGGCGGTGTTTTTGTAATAGAGATGCTCTCTGTTGTCCTGCAGGTGGTTTCCTTCAAAACACGCGGCAAGCGCATTTTCAGAATGAGTCCGATTCATCATCACTTTGAGCTGGGCGGATGGTCGGAATGGCGGGTAGTCGTCTCCTTCTGGGCAGTAGGCCTGGTGCTGGCGGCAGTTGGACTAATCTTGAGCAAGGGGTTGTAA
- the murF gene encoding UDP-N-acetylmuramoyl-tripeptide--D-alanyl-D-alanine ligase, with translation MTRTLRDIAFMCGGELSSAEDMDVAVAGVVTDSRKITPGCLFVPLAGDHFDGHHYSAAALAAGSAATLWQRDKGLAPEGGGVILVDDTLSALQKLSAAYLSQIAPQVVGVTGSNGKTTTKDMITALLEKQYKVHKTQGNFNNHIGLPLTVLSMSEDVQIAILEMGMSSRGEIALLAALAPPDVAVITNIGESHLLQLGSRKEIARAKLEIAEGLKRGGLLIYNGDEPLLAEVMAEENFHAPEDIKTFRFGLSADNDDYPTGMMTHNEGMTFTSNLHQDNALTLPLQGRHNVVNALAALAVARHYGVSEQNIAEGLTGLKLTGMRIEVIQTASGLTLLNDAYNASPTSMKAAIDVLQSMKTGGSRIAVLGDMLELGPDEAEFHREIGNYLDPAETDLVFAYGPLSAHIAEAAEQKFGAGRVFAFTDKEKLTSDLISRCDAGDVVLFKASRGMRLEHVLQSLNEHFKQT, from the coding sequence ATTACTAGAACTCTGCGAGATATCGCTTTTATGTGCGGGGGAGAGCTGTCCTCCGCTGAAGATATGGATGTAGCCGTTGCCGGGGTCGTTACCGACTCCCGCAAAATCACTCCGGGCTGCCTGTTTGTGCCGCTTGCCGGAGACCATTTTGACGGTCATCATTACAGCGCGGCGGCGCTGGCTGCTGGGAGTGCAGCAACCCTGTGGCAGCGGGATAAGGGACTGGCACCTGAAGGAGGCGGCGTCATTCTGGTGGATGACACCCTGTCTGCGCTGCAGAAGCTGTCTGCTGCCTACTTGAGCCAGATTGCCCCGCAGGTTGTCGGCGTAACAGGCAGCAATGGTAAAACTACGACCAAGGACATGATTACAGCCCTGCTTGAGAAGCAGTATAAGGTCCACAAAACCCAGGGCAACTTCAATAATCATATCGGACTGCCGCTTACCGTCCTTTCCATGAGTGAAGATGTGCAGATTGCCATTCTGGAAATGGGTATGAGCTCGCGGGGGGAAATTGCCCTGCTGGCTGCGCTTGCGCCGCCTGATGTCGCGGTGATTACCAATATAGGAGAGTCACATTTACTTCAGCTCGGCTCCCGGAAAGAGATTGCCCGGGCGAAACTGGAGATTGCCGAAGGACTGAAGCGGGGCGGCCTGCTGATTTACAACGGGGATGAGCCGCTGCTCGCTGAGGTTATGGCAGAGGAGAACTTCCATGCACCGGAGGATATCAAGACATTCCGGTTCGGCCTGTCTGCAGACAATGATGATTATCCGACCGGAATGATGACCCATAATGAAGGTATGACGTTTACCAGCAACCTTCATCAGGACAATGCCTTAACACTGCCGCTGCAAGGCCGGCATAATGTCGTCAATGCGCTCGCTGCGCTGGCAGTAGCACGTCATTACGGCGTGTCTGAGCAGAATATAGCAGAAGGGCTGACAGGACTTAAGCTTACGGGCATGCGGATCGAGGTCATTCAGACCGCTTCGGGGCTCACGCTTCTTAATGATGCCTATAATGCAAGTCCCACTTCCATGAAAGCGGCAATCGATGTGCTGCAGTCTATGAAAACAGGCGGCAGCCGGATCGCTGTGCTGGGGGACATGCTGGAACTTGGGCCGGATGAAGCAGAGTTTCACAGGGAGATCGGGAACTATCTGGATCCTGCAGAAACCGATCTGGTATTTGCCTATGGACCGCTCTCGGCCCACATTGCCGAAGCTGCCGAACAGAAATTCGGAGCCGGGCGGGTGTTTGCTTTTACCGATAAAGAGAAGCTGACCTCTGACCTGATCAGCAGATGCGATGCCGGAGATGTAGTGCTCTTCAAGGCATCCAGAGGCATGCGGCTGGAACATGTGCTGCAGAGCTTAAATGAACATTTCAAACAGACCTAA